The Limnospira fusiformis SAG 85.79 genomic interval CTGGTGTGGCGATCGCTGGTATAACTTTGGCAACCTGGGTAGCTGATCCGTCATTTTTTGGGCTGTTAGGGACTACTGAAGAACCCCCGGGTCAGGAACAGATAGTCACTACCCCTAATGGAGTGGCTATGGTTGATGAAGCCATGGCTGAGGAGGAAGAAGAAAGTACGGCCCCAGATTGGGTGCTGGCAGTTGATGCTAAACTTGAACCTCTGGGATTTTGGCTGAATTTGTTTTACATCTATGGTGATGTGGTGTTGCTGATTCTAGCAACTGCCCTGATTCTGGCTTTTTGGGGAGGGCGCTTTTCTCAGTCCTGGCGTATGATAGCCTTTGCTATCTTCTCGCTGTATGTGGCGGATACTTACTTTAAATGGTCTGATTCTCGGGTCGAAATTGAGTATGAAAGTGGCAACTTGCTAGAAGTGTTTTTTGTCTTTACTGGCATTTTGTTTGTGATCGGTGCGGTCCTAGAATATGACATATCAACTCGTTCTCGCCAAAGCCGACGTAGACGCACCAGCAGAGGCTAGAATGAAAGTTGATATGTCTAGTTTTGTCGCTGGATTTTTCAGAGAACTTCAAGTTTTGATGTTCCTAATCGTTCAAGAAAATCTGTAGAGAAAATTAGCCAAAGAGGCGATCGCACTTAGAGGGATCCCTTCTAAGCCTGTGGAAATTAACTCCAATGTCCAATTTAGACCAAATCTGATGACATCCTCAAAACTTTCTGACTCCCAAAAACAGGAAATCGTTAGGCTTTATCAAGATGTACCGGAGGAAACGACCATCACCCTAGCGGAAAAGTTCGGGGTGAGTAGTTCTACGGTAAGGCGTATTCTACAAAGTGCCGTCCCACGGGATGTTTATGATGTTCTAACTCATCAGAAGCAACGGTTACGAAATCAGAAAAAACCCCAACTCAAGGATAGCAGATCTGAATTTACTGATGGGGAGTCTCAAGCATTGGAATCTGAGGATTCTAAGTTAGATTCTGATGCTACGACGGAGGTCTGCCTGCGGAAACGCTCATCTGTGTTAGAACCTGAGACTGTAGAAGCCACGCCAGATTCAAATTCTGGGGAAACTACCCGTGCGCCGTTGCGGGAACAACCCAATTTGAAAACTCCAAATGATGAGATGGAGGAGTTGATCACACCGGAGTTGTTTTCTGGGGAAGAATTTAGCGATTTTGAGGATGATGAGGATGAGGATGAGGATGAGGATGAGGATGAGGATGAGGATGAGGATGAGGGTTATGGGGACAATGATCAGGATTTGTTCGATCGCCCCCTTACCCCTGATGCTAACAGCTTAGTTCAAATTCTCCCCCTGACGGAGGCTGAGTTACCTAAAATTTGCTATTTGGTGATTGATCGGGCTTCGGAACTGATTGTTAAGCCTTTGAAGGCTTTTGCGGAGTTAGGACGTATCCCGTCGGAAGAAATTCAGGAAAAAACTCTACCTGTTTTTGATAATCATCGGGTGGCTAGTCGGTTTTCGGCACGCAATCAGCGGGTTTTTAAGGTTCCTGATGGCAGGTTAATACAAAAAACAGCCCCCCATTTGCAAGCGAAGGGAATCACTAGGTTGTTGATTGACGGTCAGGTTTATCACTTTTGAGTTGGGTTAATTTAGGGAACAGGAAACAGCTTTCACGCGCCCGGTTTCCTGTTCCTATTGTTGAGGAGTTAGTTAATTGGCTTGATCGCTATTCTAACGAACACTACTAGGAACAACACGACCAGGACCACGACCATTACCGGGACCACCACCGGGACCACGACCATTACCGGGACCACCACCAGGACCAGGACCACGACCCTGACGTTCCCCCATTCTTTCTTGGAGTTGCGATCGCTGTTCTGGGGTGAGAACTTCCCGCATTTCTAACATGGTATCGAACCGCTGGTCACTCAAGGCGCGACTCAACTCTTGGATTCTTTGACGCTGTTGGCGCAATTGTTCTGGACTGGCGTTGCTTTGTTGTAGCGATCGCATTTGTTCCCGACTGGCTTGGAGTTCCTGGCGTTGACGCTCTGAGGAAGTGGCGGCGCGATCGCGAATTGCTTGCATCATCTCCTGTTGTTGGGGGGTTAGGTTCAGACTATCAAAGCATTGACCTTTACGGGGACCAGCAAAAGCGGCGGTGGTAGTTATGGGGACAATTAAGGCGGTAGCAGCCATTAGAGAAAATAAGCGTTGCATATTCATAATCTATAATCCGGGAATATCTTTGAGATTATCGACTCGGTTTGAGCTTTAATCTCATTGTAGGTAGATACAAGCTGCGATCGCCTCGATCAGAATACCCAAATCATGATAGGTCAAAGGTAACGGTTTCTGATAGTCCTAAAGTACCAAAAGAGATATCCGGGGGGGTTGGCTGCTCGTGAAAAATATTTTGGGTCGTCGGAGTTTTCCAGTACCTTTGCTGCTGTATTTAGAGTGGGTGCTGTTGGCGATCGCCCTGTTAACCGCCTTTAGCCCCCCTGTCATCCACAGTCCCGGACAACAGGGACAGGGACACAGGATTCACCGTCACATCCACAGACCAGAAACTATAACGGATAATCAACAGAGGCGATCGGGGTATGGCGCGCGCCAGAGAAACCGGAATTGGGGACACTACCGCAGTCGTCGGTTTCCCCTGGGGATTTTGGTTAGTATTGGGAGTTTGGGTCTCATGGGGTTGAGATTACCTGAGCGATCGCGCACACCTGCGATCCGGTGGGTATATATCGCCTGTGGGTTTACCTTTAGTTGGTTGGCGGTGGTATTTGGGGGGCGGGGGGTGAGTTTTTTATCCGCCCTGTTGCTAGTCGTGGTTATTCGCGCCTGTCTGTTATTTTCCTGGCGCGATCGCATTGCGGTCGCTATTTTTGCCTATGGCTTATTTCTGCTGTGGGTATTTCTGCGCCTGAGACCCCTGGCTGGTAATTGGGCTGATCCAATTCAGGGGCTAGTATTGACTCTGACTTTTAATTCTAGTGTTTTATTTGGGTTAGTATTACTGTTTGTTTTATTGTTAGTAGGAGCGCTATTATCAGAGCAAGAAAGTCGCCAGAAATTGGCGGAAGCGAATCAACAGTTAAGGGAATATGCTATGTTGATTGAGGATAGGGCAATTAGCCAAGAACGTAATCGCATCGCCCGAGAAATTCATGATTCTGTAGGTCATCATTTGACTGCCCAAAGTATTCAATTGGAAAATGCGGCTCTATTTATCGCTGAGGATAAACAACGGGCTGCCCGACATCTTCAACAGGCTAGGGAGTTGGGGAAGGAAGCCTTAAAAGAGGTGCGGGCATCGGTGAAATCTTGGCGATCGCATCCTCTAAAACAGTCTTTTTTGCAGGCACTATCACAGCTAATTTCCGAGTTTGAGGCGACTACATCAGTCCCGGTAGCATCTAATTTACAAATCCCGGATACATTACCCCTTGATATTTCTATCGTTTTATATAGGGTCATTCAGGAGGCTTTGACCAATATATCTAAGCACGCCCAAGCCACAAAAGTAGATTTATTTTTATTAGAAAATAGCCGAGAATTTGCTCTGAAAATTGAGGATAATGGCTGCGGGTTTAATCCTGCCCAAAATACCACGGGATTTGGCTTGCAAGGTATGGGGGAAAGGGTGATGGCTGTGGGGGGTCATTTCGACTTAAACAGTTCTCCCGGTGAAGGGTGTAAAATTGAAGTAAAAATCTGGAAAAATCAGCATCATGATTCGAGTTCTGTTGGTTGATGATCAGGGGATTATTCGGGAAGGGTTACGGAGTTTATTAGAGGCGAAACCAGACTTGGAAATAGTGGGAGAGGCTGAGAATGGGAAATTGGCGGTGGAATTAGCCTTAAAATTAAAGCCGGATGTGGTGTTAATGGATGTGCGAATGCCAATTATGGATGGGGTGGCGGCGATGCGATCGCTTGCTGAACAACAGCCGGAAATTAAGGTTTTGGTATTAACGACTTTTGATGATGATGAATATGTCACCCAAGCTATGGAATCCGGCGCTAAAGGATACCTATTAAAGGATACACCTTCCGATGAACTAGCGCAAGCTATTCGGGCAGTGTATAAAGGATATACACAGTTAGGACCGGGTTTATTTGAGAAGGTGATGGCTGCTAGGTCTAAGGCTTCTAGGGATGAACCTTTACCAGATAATTTACAAGATTTAACTCCTAGGGAATTGGAGGTTTTGCGGTTAATTGGTAAGGGTTACAGCAACCGAGAAATTGCCCAGGAGTTATTTATTAGCGAGAGAACTGTGAAAAATCATGTTTCTAGTATTTTAAGCAGTCTGAATTTACGCGATCGCACTCAGGTGGCTTTACTGGCTAATCAATACCCAATTCTGTCTGATCATCAACCTCCCCCATAATTGACTCTGAGATACTATAAATCCCCGTGCTAGGCTTCCCTGTCAGAAGTGGCGATCGACTCCCAAAATAGTAAAATCGTGCTAAATTAATCATCATAACTTTACCAATAATCATTATAACTATGACTAACTATATTGTTGTCAAGGGAACATCAGGCATTGGTAATCGTGTTTTTGCAGTAGCTACCGGGATTTTATATGCTCAGTTGAGTGGTCGTCAGTTAGTAGTTGATTGGCGAGATGGGAGTTATTCTAATAGTGGAACTAACTTATTTTTCCGGTATTTCGACTGTCCCGTAGCACAGTCCGTAGAAGTGTTACCCGCCACCGATTCGATTTATCCTACCCATTGGCAAAATAAACTTAATCGGTCTTTGGGTTCTGTAATCAATGAGTCGGGTCTTAGTTACTATAAAGACTTGTCCTTTGATGTGTCTCGTTTGGATTATACCGAAACTATTATAGTGTTGTCCGCTTATACCCATAAAATTGGTTTTATGCGCCCTTTATTTACTGGGTCAGCTAGTCGTTTTGCCTCAATGAATAATCTGGAAATTCTCCAGTTGGTTTTGCAGTCTAACCTCAGCTTAAAAGAGGACATTCGGTTACAGGTTGAGGAATTTAAACGAGAATATTTTGCCGATTATATGATTGGGGTGCATATTCGTTACTCCGATATGAAAGTGCCTTTATCAGAGGTAGAATCATCTCTGGCATCAATCATCAGGTCGGTTAAGTCAAAACACCCTAACTATAAGATATTTGTAGCCACCGATTCTCAAGAGGTGCTGTCTTCATTTAAACAGAAATTTCCGGTTATTATCTCAACTAATAAGTGGTTTTCTGCTTCGGGAAAACGACTGCATCAAAATCCCGAAGAATGCGAGGACTTAATTCAAAATGGCATTGAGGCTCTGGTAGATTTAGATTTGCTGGCTGCTTGTGATGAGTTACTATTTGCATCCCGCTCATCTTTTGGTTTATTGTCGAGTATGTTAATGGATAAACCCCAGGCTATTCGCCATGATATTGATACCCAAAAACCACTAATCAAACGAGTTCAACTCAAGCTAAAAAATCTAGCCAAGAAGCTGAAGATTGGGGGGTAAATCAACGATCACAAAATCGATAAAGACCAATCATCAAAGTGTGGTAGCGCCACCGACTATCTGAGAAACCCTCATAAACCGTGTTTCTAGGATAATCTGGAGCATCCTTGCCGAAATCTAGCTTTGAGACTGGACTTCATCATCTTGAGCCAAAAGCTGAACTATAATATTCGCATCAACTGCTCCCCCCAATCGGCAGAAGAAACTCGGTTTTTGACACCGTTGTAACTGGAGCGATCGCCCCGAAAAATCACCCCCTACCCCGATAGTTTTTCGCGACGATAGGCCCACCGCGCCAACATCCCCGCCACAATTGTCCACCACAACAGCCACAGAATGTGAATCACCTGGTAGCCATCAAAACGGAATATCCCCTCTAGTTCCACCTCTCCCATCCAAGCCACCAGTTGGCCGTAGTGATAGGTGGGTAGGAGGAGAATTAAATCTGCAAGCCAAGGTCGGGGAAGTAAAAGGGAGATATTGAAGCCAGACCCAAGTAACATCACAGCCAGGAGGGCTACAGTGGCCCAGGACAAGGATTCCGTTTTGAAGAGGTATCCTAGGCTGAAGCTAAAAATCGCGAAGGGAATCACCCCTAAAACCAGGACAAAGCTGAGGTAAAACATCCAAGGTTCCCATTCCCAGACAAAGGAACTGTTTTCGCTGAAGTGACTGCCAACCCAACCACTCACAAAGGCTAATCCCGTCATTAAGGAGGCTAAGACTAGGAAGTTTCCCACTTTGGCTGCGACATAGGTTGTAAAGGACAGGGGAGTGATCCGTAGTAACTTCAACCAGCCGCGATCGCGTTCTGAGGCAATCTTAACCCCAAACTGACTCACACAGAGAAAAAGCACCAACCCCGCGAGTGAAACCGCCACGACGGATTGAAACTGGTCTGAGTTCTTCTGTTCAATGAAGAATCCTGCAATAATTGCCAATCCCAGGGCAATAACAATGGTGTCAATTTTACGAAAGGTTTGCAGCAGTTCAACATAGAGTTGTCCCCAAAAGGCTTTGAAACTAAAGGTTGGAGGGTTAGAAGCAGATTTAGACTTTGAAGACGTTTCTGTTTCAGAACTTGACTGAGATTGGAGTTTGGCTGCATCCTCTAATTCAGTGCGAGAGTTTAGGAACTTCTGATAGCGTGGAAATTCTCGGATCTCCACATCTCCATTCTCATTACTCAAGCGCAATTCCCGCGTCACCAAGTCCTCAATTTCGTCACAATCCTGTTCACTGTGACTAATCGCCAAGATCGTTTTTCCTTGCTGTTCAAACTCCCGCACTTGTTTCCAGAAATTCGCCCGCGCTTCCACACTAAGATTGTTAGTCGGCTCATCGAGAATCAAAATATCAGGGTTTCCCACAATAGCTAGGGCAAAATAGAGGGATTGAGCTTGACCTCCCGCCAGAGTTGTGGCGAAATCATTTTGCTTACCTGTTAGGCGCGATCGCTCTATCGTTTCAGCTAAACCCAATGGCTCAGGATAATAACTTTGAAACAGATGAATAGTCTCTTTTACTTTCAACCCTTCCACAGGTTTCGCTCGTTGCAACATCGTTCCGAGTTTAAGATGTGCTTGAGGGTCTTCGGGAGATTTGCCAAAAATTGCAATCAACCCCTCATCAGGAGGCTGCAAGCCACAAATTAGGTTGACGAGCGTTGTTTTGCCCGAACCATTATCACCCCGTAGCAAGATAAACTCGCCGGGCAAAATATCGAGACTCACGTTATCTAAAACCTTTTGTTTTTGTTGGTTGATCACGTAAGTTTTGGACACATTCCGAATCTTGATAGCAGTTTCCATGGGATAAATCCTACAATAAGCAAAGAGATAAATGAGATTAATGCATCTGAAACCAACCTAGATTATGAAGCAAAAACCACACCCCACAACCAGACAATAATGCCAGAGGTAGGGGAATTGGAAACATACTCATTAAAATCAATGCCACTACTCCACCAATCGCCAGTTCTGGGGTGACAATTCCAGAAGTAGTAGTTGTGCAAGTTGAGAAAATACAAACTTGGCTAGAGAGAAAAAAAGCGATTAGCAAAAATACCACTAACCCAGCTATAATTTTTGCCAAACTTTTAGGAATGCCGAAGATTTTATCTGAGTCATTCATGAGTTCTGCTCCAATAATTTATAGGGAGGTTTCTAATTTACCTGATCATATACCCAACAAATTCCACTAGCAGCCGCACTTCCCGCCGCTACCGCTATGGGAGGAGGAACCAATAAGGCAGCGCTTCCGACAGTAACCGCCGCCCCAATCGCCGCCGCCGCAACAGGAGAACATCCCCCAGAGTTGACAGTCACCTTAACCACAGCCACCTGATTGGAATTACTGACTGAACTAGCCTTAACCTTAGTTTTCCCTTTCTTCACCCCAGTCAAAATTCCCTGTGCATCCACTTGAGCAATTTTGGCATTCTCTGAACTCCAAGACACAAGTTTGTTGAAATCGCCTCGTCCATCAAGTATTGCCTGAACCTTGGTCTGGCTATTTACTCCAAATTTTACTGAAGAGGGTTTAACGGAAATATTAGTGACGATAGGATCTACAACCTTAATGGTAAGAGAGCGGGACTGACTATTATCGATAATTGAAGTCGCGGTTAGGGTTACTTCTCCCGCGTTTGAGGTGTTGATATCTCCATCAGAGGAAATCATCGCCAGGTCAGGATTATTGGAAGACCAGTAAACTCGGGTATCCGCCACCGTACAATTTCCCTGACAACTTGCTTGTGCGTCCAGATGAGCCGTCTCGCCAACATAGAGTGATAATGATTTGGGGTTAGATAGAAATTCTATCCCGGTAATTCGAGGTGGATTCTCAAGCACAGAAACCTGAATGGTCTGACTCACACGAGGGTCTTGTGTCCAAACGGCTTTTAGGGTTGTGGTTCCAGTTTTCAGAGCTTTAACTCGATTGTTTCCATCAACTTGGATCAGGTTAGGATTGGCGACTTGCCAATCAATAGACTTATTCTTGGGCTTGTCAATACCGATTAAGTTAACCTCAAATTGCTTATCGCTACCTTCTTTAATCCGTAACTCTGGCGGTTTAATGCTTAAACTCGGCAAAACTTCGATGGGAACTTGAAACTGAACAGAGTTCTCGGCAGACATCTTATTTTCTAAGCCAATTGTGGCGGATATTTCTGTTTTCCCCGCACTTTTTGCTGTAACTGAAACCTCTTTTCCCTCGTCTTTTTCCTCTAAAGAGGCGATCTTTT includes:
- a CDS encoding Spy/CpxP family protein refolding chaperone, whose protein sequence is MQRLFSLMAATALIVPITTTAAFAGPRKGQCFDSLNLTPQQQEMMQAIRDRAATSSERQRQELQASREQMRSLQQSNASPEQLRQQRQRIQELSRALSDQRFDTMLEMREVLTPEQRSQLQERMGERQGRGPGPGGGPGNGRGPGGGPGNGRGPGRVVPSSVR
- a CDS encoding sensor histidine kinase, with the protein product MKNILGRRSFPVPLLLYLEWVLLAIALLTAFSPPVIHSPGQQGQGHRIHRHIHRPETITDNQQRRSGYGARQRNRNWGHYRSRRFPLGILVSIGSLGLMGLRLPERSRTPAIRWVYIACGFTFSWLAVVFGGRGVSFLSALLLVVVIRACLLFSWRDRIAVAIFAYGLFLLWVFLRLRPLAGNWADPIQGLVLTLTFNSSVLFGLVLLFVLLLVGALLSEQESRQKLAEANQQLREYAMLIEDRAISQERNRIAREIHDSVGHHLTAQSIQLENAALFIAEDKQRAARHLQQARELGKEALKEVRASVKSWRSHPLKQSFLQALSQLISEFEATTSVPVASNLQIPDTLPLDISIVLYRVIQEALTNISKHAQATKVDLFLLENSREFALKIEDNGCGFNPAQNTTGFGLQGMGERVMAVGGHFDLNSSPGEGCKIEVKIWKNQHHDSSSVG
- a CDS encoding response regulator translates to MIRVLLVDDQGIIREGLRSLLEAKPDLEIVGEAENGKLAVELALKLKPDVVLMDVRMPIMDGVAAMRSLAEQQPEIKVLVLTTFDDDEYVTQAMESGAKGYLLKDTPSDELAQAIRAVYKGYTQLGPGLFEKVMAARSKASRDEPLPDNLQDLTPRELEVLRLIGKGYSNREIAQELFISERTVKNHVSSILSSLNLRDRTQVALLANQYPILSDHQPPP
- a CDS encoding nodulation protein NodZ — encoded protein: MTNYIVVKGTSGIGNRVFAVATGILYAQLSGRQLVVDWRDGSYSNSGTNLFFRYFDCPVAQSVEVLPATDSIYPTHWQNKLNRSLGSVINESGLSYYKDLSFDVSRLDYTETIIVLSAYTHKIGFMRPLFTGSASRFASMNNLEILQLVLQSNLSLKEDIRLQVEEFKREYFADYMIGVHIRYSDMKVPLSEVESSLASIIRSVKSKHPNYKIFVATDSQEVLSSFKQKFPVIISTNKWFSASGKRLHQNPEECEDLIQNGIEALVDLDLLAACDELLFASRSSFGLLSSMLMDKPQAIRHDIDTQKPLIKRVQLKLKNLAKKLKIGG
- a CDS encoding ABC transporter ATP-binding protein/permease — protein: METAIKIRNVSKTYVINQQKQKVLDNVSLDILPGEFILLRGDNGSGKTTLVNLICGLQPPDEGLIAIFGKSPEDPQAHLKLGTMLQRAKPVEGLKVKETIHLFQSYYPEPLGLAETIERSRLTGKQNDFATTLAGGQAQSLYFALAIVGNPDILILDEPTNNLSVEARANFWKQVREFEQQGKTILAISHSEQDCDEIEDLVTRELRLSNENGDVEIREFPRYQKFLNSRTELEDAAKLQSQSSSETETSSKSKSASNPPTFSFKAFWGQLYVELLQTFRKIDTIVIALGLAIIAGFFIEQKNSDQFQSVVAVSLAGLVLFLCVSQFGVKIASERDRGWLKLLRITPLSFTTYVAAKVGNFLVLASLMTGLAFVSGWVGSHFSENSSFVWEWEPWMFYLSFVLVLGVIPFAIFSFSLGYLFKTESLSWATVALLAVMLLGSGFNISLLLPRPWLADLILLLPTYHYGQLVAWMGEVELEGIFRFDGYQVIHILWLLWWTIVAGMLARWAYRREKLSG
- a CDS encoding Ig-like domain-containing protein, coding for MTTKVSSESPSNSGVPTQVPKYSRGWIAIFVIWTIILTTYTLVQQHGCSAIIWWQQGDQVSCWQTSVTPTSLELRPGESATVKAKATGTGYYSPEINWKLKNEKIASLEEKDEGKEVSVTAKSAGKTEISATIGLENKMSAENSVQFQVPIEVLPSLSIKPPELRIKEGSDKQFEVNLIGIDKPKNKSIDWQVANPNLIQVDGNNRVKALKTGTTTLKAVWTQDPRVSQTIQVSVLENPPRITGIEFLSNPKSLSLYVGETAHLDAQASCQGNCTVADTRVYWSSNNPDLAMISSDGDINTSNAGEVTLTATSIIDNSQSRSLTIKVVDPIVTNISVKPSSVKFGVNSQTKVQAILDGRGDFNKLVSWSSENAKIAQVDAQGILTGVKKGKTKVKASSVSNSNQVAVVKVTVNSGGCSPVAAAAIGAAVTVGSAALLVPPPIAVAAGSAAASGICWVYDQVN